The Vigna angularis cultivar LongXiaoDou No.4 chromosome 6, ASM1680809v1, whole genome shotgun sequence genome contains the following window.
attggacaaaagaagcaaaacgtgattgaaatatatggatgattatgttgttggagttACCGAGTtctcctatccactctcatgtattcaagaattcacctttcttcattaatgttaatgccactttctaatttaccttaaacccgatgtctcggttaagaaagcctaatcctaatcaatagtttacaatgtcttgtctccctagcaattattcatgcattacattcgcacagaagcttaaaggcaaccaatcctcctatccctatgtctaggtaatattggtCTTGGAAGAATTTCTTaatgtctagatttatctatttgtgtccatataaataaaatcaatgatcatgcaattgaatgggttaaacaaagcatgcatagagtatagaagaaaaaccctaacaattaatgaaagaaagcatatattataaagaatcaattcaaaacatgagagtttcaaaggattacaacagttccccaacaacaatgaaggtttagttcaccataatcatggtgaaactagatgcaaaacaatgaaagaatgaaagatagaaccctagaaagttgagaaaggagctttagcatccaaaatcctcctccaaggggtgaagttTCGCCTCTGTCTACCAAAAGATGTCTACCCTAAGTCAACTAAACcccttttataatttctataaattaCACAAAagaagcccaagcccataaaaatgaAGCTCAACTGCTTTTTTAGCCCTCAAGGGTGATTTCGGCACttcaaaactggcgctcagcggtaattaccgctcaaCGCAACTTTTCCTGcactttggttgacttttctgcattctggttgactagttgacttttctggttgactggttgagtTTTCTAGTTTCTAGTTGACTTtgctgcattccaaccattcggtactttgactcttctttcaaatcattacAATAACCTACAAACTGCTGGCATATAAAACGTCAAAGCCCAAAATAATTCGTTGTTTTGTGGTTggtttataagaaaaaagaaaaatataattaaaaagggATTGAATTTACGTTGAGCTGGTTTTGGTCGTGACGTTAATTCATTTTAGATGGCAAATTGGATTCCAAAACGACGTGGAGcgattgaatttatttacaacaataCCACCAGTGATTATTAACGTTGGTTGTTCTGTTATGAACCGTTATGCGTGTGACGCTATACGCGATTTTTATATTAGTGTGAGAATAATTATCAAATATCAAAAGTGAGTATTCTTTGAGAGTTATTCTTACATTTATAAGATTAACATGAACTTTTgaacttatattattattaaaataatacttgtttaaaaataatttataataattgaaaaataaatacacAATTAATATAtcatgatatttatttataatattcaaatatgatctgtaacatcccaaaatacaataataaccataaattagaattaattacatttaacagtaaaaccATGCAGTCTTTACACTAAGATCAGAGTTCCAAAAGTCAAAAGGATTTAAGTACATAAATTCTACTACCGAACTACAGAAATAGGagttaagaacgaacggttttacaaagcattaaccgaacgttcaattaTCAAAACTAAACGACTAACAACTAAAAGtttaacgagcgctctagggctcagCTTTGACTTCCACTTCTACCAGATtcgcatcttccaaattttcttcttccaacatTTCTTCAAGTAGCGTActaccatctgctcacatccacacggatgatcattgcaaagacaagatcgacgtacaaggacgagagacaacacaaggaaaaacgaagggtaagcttatgtaatttaattcatacatcaaaatataaaataagcaTTTATAAATACACACCAACACATAGTTCAATATATAACATCATACGAAATCTATTactagacagaccgtccggactgtatgaatatgtgtagctacaggcgtccttgcacccgagtgatgtagtaactgggatacactcaacagctgccactcgaggttagccctatccaaagtacccctaaggactaggacctcctgtcgttcccacacatgacctaccccctctacgtgaggatgagtactcacggaacatcaggatggactgccagcattagcataaccacaatcatactttaccaaatccaatattcaatatatatgagTCGTTtctccatggaacgctcgtccaaaatccataatcgtataatcattccatatcatGTTCACCCTTTAAAATCTTATacttcattatcattttcatctttagtttaaaaagcataaaataacgagcgttcatCCCTCTGAggaacgaggacgaacgataaGAAAATGGACTGAATGAACTAAGAAAACTGTAATTGACGTTATTTTCTACTCGGGTCAGTTAAGTGAACTGACTCATTTGGGTTTACACTGGTACTTAAAGAAATTTCATTATAGAGACCTTATACGGAATCCAACTTAAGAAGGAGAACCAAGAATATTAAGAACTATCTTTGAAGTAAATCACATACGGTAGACCGatgccagtaaatgaccgaacgtgaagaaaaaggaaattacTATTACAGTTAGACGAACGTTATTTTATCAAGGTTGATCACACAATAATGCGAgtgcttggtataagaccgagcaccacttaggacgaacgctaggtagatgaccgagcataaattaggacgaacgcttggtataagaccgagcgctacatatgacgaacgcttggtataagaccgagcgttactaattttaaagtataagggTATAATgtattattacttaattttagATATACGGTTACCACTAGGCTGAGTCGAACGCTCAAACCTAGTATTTCACAGGACGTTCGTTCTCGatcagaattctttccaaatgaaagactTCCTTTTTAGGCATTTTAccagaaaaccgaacggtataagaccgtacgatgacgaacgtatatTATCATAGTGAGGATCTCATATTTCagattttcatatatttcaaatctCAAGTTTCAACATATCATCtcatactttataatttcatcccaatatcaatttacaaactttatatgattcacattaatcattcatacttATCAACCATCAGCATACATATCAATAAACgcataccatattcattcattataacagcgatcgttcatacaTAATCAATCAGCAtttatctcatacattcagtcAAAATCGGACGTTCATACAACCTACAGTatcaattaaatcaaataagcttcccttactcGGATTTGAGACTGAATCGTTCTATACGCAAGAAGTGTGGCTCGACCAGCTAACGTTTTCTCCCCTTAACAGTCACTTAACTCTTTCAATCAACTCTATCCACAAGAAAGTTGAGGTACTTAGACTACACACTTGCATGCAGCCAAAACTTAGTTTTTCAGGAAACCTAAGAACGAACAACTAAGGAAGACACTTACCAGCTTCAGCTTCTGAAACTGTTCAGTCCAACTTGAAGCTCACGGCTCAGAGAACGctcctacggtttctgaaagttgatcggagaagagggtggtgagttacagtagagagaagatgtaagctttctagagagaaggaggagaaaaatgagAAGTCAGTTTTTAGgaagaagaagggtgcatgcagagagtgggaaaaatgttttcagaaaaatcagttttcTTCCCAAGGTCAAACGGACGCACTCTCACATacggacacctgtcttccactactgaATTCAGAATGTTCCATTTTGACACTTGGCAGACGTGCGTCAGAGTTCGagagtgcgttttaatgataCTGAGCAGTGACGTGGGGTGCATTAATTAAGATTTGACAGATGGTTTGTAGTGTTAAATTTCCAAGGTCTTACATGATCCAAATATACGTGTAAGGTATAATAGAAACATACTAcaatcataatttattttttattacataacaTACAAAATTCATCTCATTTCCCCGTATTTTCCTTTTGGAGAAAAACATAATGGGAAAAGAGAGATTAATTACAGTTTGAAACGTAAATGAagtaaaaagattaatttttcttcaaaaaaagaccgttttattttcaaattcaaagtaTTTTTCCGTTgagaagtaaaaatatttaaaattttgagtttgaattttaataatttatttaagatataataatcatattttctaTTTACCATCTTGAATATCCAAATGAGAATCCCTAATCACCGTAAATGTGTACCCTTCTTATCACATCAGAATAACTACGGATTCTCCGAAACTCAGTTGATTTTCTTTGTCCTCGCGGTGCTCTTGGCCAAATCTCACTGCATTGAAATTTCTCGGTAAGTAAATGGTGCCcaattttttcatttcaagATTAGTTGCATCATCATCGTTCACTGGCTACAAGGGTAGTCATCTTCTATTGGGTTCTCTGTTTCCATGCAAACACACTGCTTCACttgttttcttcaattatttCACTTCAGACACTTCCTCTGATTCTAAATCAGATGGAAAGCAACACAAAGGTTCCACCTTTACTGTGTCCGACCTCATCAACTCATGTGGGATGTCCCAAACTCTGGCTAGGGAACTCTCCaacagggtgaatttgaaaacCCCAGATGGCCCAAATGCTGTCATTGATATCCTCAGCAACTATGGGTTCTCAAAATCCCAGCTTGCCAAGCTTGTGGTGAGACATCCTTCCGTGCTATTTACAAATGTAGAGGATACCCTTTTGCCTAAACTCGAGTTCTTTCGTTCTATTGGGCTGTCCAACACTGACATACCTAAGATCCTGATTGCCAACCATGGTATCTTGAAGAGGCACTTGGAAAACTGCATCATCCCTCGCTATGAGATCCTAAAGAGTGTAGTTCTTGCTGATCGGGAAGTTGTTAGAGCTATTAAAAATGCCCCACTTGGTTTTGTGTATGGTGACTTAATGAATAGGTTGGT
Protein-coding sequences here:
- the LOC108342164 gene encoding transcription termination factor MTERF2, chloroplastic, which produces MVPNFFISRLVASSSFTGYKGSHLLLGSLFPCKHTASLVFFNYFTSDTSSDSKSDGKQHKGSTFTVSDLINSCGMSQTLARELSNRVNLKTPDGPNAVIDILSNYGFSKSQLAKLVVRHPSVLFTNVEDTLLPKLEFFRSIGLSNTDIPKILIANHGILKRHLENCIIPRYEILKSVVLADREVVRAIKNAPLGFVYGDLMNRLVPNIDILRECGVSQASITHLVTNSLSAAYVEHSRFVEAINTAKEIGFSPLKMDFVVAIHVLVTMRKEVWESRFEVYESWGWNREMALRAFRKFPSFMKFSGETFSRKMSFLVKDMGWSSEAIAEYPLVVAYSLEKRIIPRFSVIKILKSKGLLEKSVHFSSIICTTEEKFLEKFVVNFQNVLPLLPDLYRGLLNQSNVV